A part of Chloroflexota bacterium genomic DNA contains:
- a CDS encoding helix-turn-helix domain-containing protein encodes MPIVIDGKTYYRTAEVCRIAGVSKSTFFRWLRQGSFIDVANFDRRGWRLFTKEDIKRLKSEVGQIKPVKEKQQEKNR; translated from the coding sequence ATGCCAATAGTAATCGACGGAAAAACCTATTATAGAACGGCTGAAGTCTGCCGTATAGCAGGCGTAAGCAAAAGCACTTTTTTCCGATGGCTTCGGCAGGGGTCCTTTATAGACGTCGCCAACTTCGACCGCAGGGGATGGAGACTGTTTACTAAGGAGGATATAAAAAGACTGAAATCTGAAGTTGGTCAGATAAAACCAGTTAAAGAAAAACAGCAAGAGAAAAATAGATGA
- a CDS encoding adenylate/guanylate cyclase domain-containing protein → MGFSFNLLHTLQQRSSDFLFQAANLHQGAETDDKVVIISVDDKSLGQLGHLLSWSRAYHARLVDTLVKAQARVIVFDLLFAESAVGDNELATSLRNATNVILPVISTPTMTIPTATRQIQQSGSFVRPLPIFEQGAIAIGHANVVPDADGVVRKFPIAIHDGSDYEPALALAAVAKYLRRPEVMESPIKDNRLPLAGRFIPVTDDDEMLINYLASPQSDGGIVNFHSVSFVDVLNEEIDLACFQDKIVIIGATASGLGDNFWTPMGIEMNGVTIHAHAIHTILAGNFLRPVSPAITVTLIIILALLCGLAVLHLRVITASLSMLFLCVAYFLIAFFFFDNGIVLNMLYPPLAIAGTFVGLNLYNIIYERSEKRELTETFGRYISPQVVDKILTTMREGELELGGKEYEVTVAFADVRGFTSIAENIPPEELVTILNVYLSAVIEAVLNCGGIINKFGGDSVMAIWNAPVECEGHALLAVKAAVNAQSAISGLKEKEKTIAKMEFGIGINTGTAVAGIMGSEDRLEYSVVGDTVNTAARLASSAPGGKVWIGNGTFAEVEGQILAKPLKPLVVRGKREPIQAYEVLDIDSNKSEE, encoded by the coding sequence ATGGGTTTCTCCTTCAATTTACTTCACACCCTACAGCAGCGAAGCAGTGACTTCCTCTTTCAGGCGGCAAACCTGCATCAAGGAGCAGAAACGGATGACAAGGTTGTAATTATCAGTGTCGATGATAAAAGCCTGGGACAATTGGGACATTTGTTATCTTGGTCACGGGCTTACCATGCTCGCCTGGTAGATACGCTGGTCAAAGCACAAGCCAGAGTAATCGTTTTTGACCTTCTTTTTGCAGAATCGGCAGTCGGTGATAATGAACTGGCGACTTCTCTCAGAAACGCAACCAATGTTATTCTCCCTGTCATATCCACGCCAACAATGACCATTCCAACCGCGACGCGCCAGATACAACAGTCGGGCAGTTTTGTCAGACCATTGCCAATCTTTGAACAGGGAGCTATTGCCATCGGACACGCTAATGTGGTGCCTGATGCTGATGGGGTGGTAAGAAAATTTCCCATTGCGATCCATGACGGTAGTGATTATGAGCCAGCATTGGCACTGGCAGCGGTGGCCAAATATCTGCGGCGTCCTGAGGTGATGGAATCACCTATTAAGGACAACAGGTTACCTCTGGCTGGTCGGTTTATCCCGGTCACTGATGATGACGAAATGCTTATTAACTACTTGGCCAGTCCACAGAGTGATGGCGGTATAGTGAACTTTCACAGCGTTTCGTTTGTGGATGTACTGAATGAGGAGATTGACCTCGCCTGTTTTCAGGATAAAATTGTCATCATTGGCGCCACCGCCAGCGGTCTTGGGGACAATTTCTGGACACCGATGGGGATAGAAATGAATGGCGTTACCATACATGCCCATGCCATTCACACCATTCTGGCTGGCAATTTTCTCAGGCCCGTTTCGCCAGCAATTACGGTTACCTTAATAATAATATTAGCGCTTCTTTGTGGACTGGCGGTGTTGCACCTGCGGGTAATTACAGCGAGCTTATCAATGTTGTTCCTATGCGTAGCCTATTTTCTAATCGCCTTCTTCTTTTTTGACAATGGCATCGTGCTCAACATGCTGTATCCACCGCTGGCCATTGCTGGCACATTTGTAGGGCTAAATCTTTATAACATCATCTACGAACGTTCTGAAAAACGGGAATTAACGGAAACTTTCGGTCGTTACATATCCCCCCAAGTGGTAGATAAGATACTGACCACTATGAGAGAAGGTGAACTGGAGTTAGGTGGCAAGGAATATGAGGTGACCGTCGCTTTTGCCGATGTTCGTGGTTTCACCAGCATTGCCGAGAATATCCCACCGGAGGAGTTAGTTACGATATTGAATGTGTATCTGTCCGCCGTGATAGAAGCCGTTCTCAACTGCGGGGGCATTATCAATAAATTTGGTGGCGATAGCGTCATGGCCATTTGGAACGCACCGGTAGAGTGTGAGGGACACGCGTTGCTCGCCGTCAAGGCAGCAGTAAACGCCCAATCTGCGATTAGTGGGTTGAAGGAGAAGGAAAAAACTATTGCCAAGATGGAATTTGGCATTGGCATCAATACGGGCACGGCAGTGGCCGGCATTATGGGGTCTGAGGACCGCTTAGAATACTCGGTTGTTGGCGACACGGTGAACACCGCGGCCAGGCTGGCCAGTAGCGCGCCTGGAGGCAAGGTATGGATAGGCAACGGTACATTTGCTGAGGTTGAAGGCCAGATATTGGCAAAGCCATTGAAACCGCTTGTCGTGAGAGGAAAACGCGAACCAATTCAGGCATATGAGGTGCTAGATATAGATAGCAACAAATCCGAGGAGTGA